One segment of Dolichospermum sp. DET69 DNA contains the following:
- a CDS encoding YggS family pyridoxal phosphate-dependent enzyme, giving the protein MSSSISDRFAHIHASLPPTVRLIAVTKRVSTELMREAYTAGIRDFAESRIQEAASKQAELQDLSDITWHLIGNLQTNKARKALELFSWIHSVDNLPLAQRLNTLAQELGVTPNVCLQVKILPDANKSGWMVPELFADLAALNQCQNLQIQGLMTIPPQGLTDAEILNLFNSTYELSQTIQSQNWPNITMQQLSMGMSGDYQLAVQAGATMVRLGTILFGQRA; this is encoded by the coding sequence ATGAGTAGTTCAATTAGCGATCGCTTCGCTCACATTCACGCCTCACTCCCACCTACAGTGAGGTTGATTGCTGTGACAAAAAGAGTATCCACCGAATTAATGCGGGAAGCATACACCGCAGGAATTCGTGATTTTGCCGAAAGTCGCATCCAAGAAGCTGCCAGTAAACAAGCCGAATTGCAAGATCTATCGGATATTACCTGGCACTTAATTGGAAATCTCCAAACTAATAAGGCCAGAAAAGCCTTAGAGCTATTTTCATGGATTCACTCCGTTGATAACTTGCCGCTGGCACAACGCTTAAATACTCTAGCGCAAGAACTAGGAGTGACTCCGAATGTATGCTTACAGGTCAAAATTCTCCCCGACGCAAATAAATCTGGTTGGATGGTTCCAGAATTATTTGCTGACTTGGCAGCACTCAACCAATGTCAAAATTTACAAATTCAAGGTTTAATGACAATCCCGCCGCAAGGATTGACGGATGCAGAAATATTGAATTTATTTAATAGTACGTATGAATTATCACAAACCATCCAATCACAAAATTGGCCAAATATTACAATGCAGCAGTTATCAATGGGTATGTCTGGAGACTACCAATTGGCAGTGCAAGCCGGGGCAACGATGGTAAGATTAGGTACAATTTTGTTTGGTCAACGAGCTTAG
- a CDS encoding NACHT domain-containing protein codes for MSGSGGNGGYEYQARVTAYVAAHILTQQKLGWIEHSNPDIPIAVAAETNGPGDDIKITLEDGTTVEVQVKHRLQKNEKFWKAILKLAHGLAENPYLYCILLTDSTASGTFKDELRQDLKRLGQGRTDDLTGITDEVINEFAKKGIPDNQSLFRRLLIIVVDLEDDTQGAKFAQEMLLHVLADKNQLSQAWNILVADASKLITNRGRRDAEGIARLLGSKSIQLSANSSNPAITAKLYRKWLEKTTSDFIVLGIEKKLSIETDWISLKVKQNNGDDDQAIFKAEFIPELYDLTVVVGNPGSGKSTLLKCLAHQLCVLEKKVLRVSLKHISNLCRQQGKTFEDAIFKAAADSSGVNEDQLKFSLRCPDYLLLDGFDECDDGANIASKLTDWAIGSTMTKIIITTRPGYGLEHFSDWEQVEILPLEISDILKFAKRIFEIHSINKETLKEQEILFENWLINTQTASLAARNPLLLGFLTQLFLFDANSILNRASIYGNIVHLLCQQDTQDRESIKINKQDEPIAQRTIEIAGWQLMYQPEVLESEFNKILTNALLSELNSFTKLEMQTQVKKYISFWEQRRIFERNKVGLNDTINFIHLTLCEYAAGKYVSNLDDQKICTWLEGVRQDIKWQEVILFAAGLGKVDIIVNHLLELDNLENINSTDILLAAKALTEVNDAPFELVKAVVNRLQIQLESPNPSVVINAAKALLSLIPQATDLIGNIAQNLSNHTQSWTRLAVVRLVLECGDKYVDLSILKEVIDECIAEPARIYSPFTPRKLKDYGKYGREFQNQVLLQGFQLLLKKQPNLETAKHIKEEIRSKKLSSGIIIDLSKILHNHISEQLKNNDQKEDRKDWSIFSRELIQDNAFMNPQNLLTSVKRREQIKYADKSFLEAVLRVTDNKSNLSISLQQQQELIALGILVKGMGWLKMPIWDWDVLSENNDLEAVDSVIKGVITALNIELQKIAIEALIALKQIEFHDLDIIESALNGEKMKLKNSSQTFDWAWDKILEISDQNYISLHSKIPEVPADPKWERAKEIYISPENLVRALKHPSQGIYQNATLLLMNGVGGSEAINLIEELFKENKDNEQVVWAVSNIAPHLLEDE; via the coding sequence ATGAGCGGAAGTGGTGGTAATGGTGGATACGAATATCAAGCAAGGGTAACAGCTTATGTTGCAGCCCATATATTAACTCAGCAAAAATTAGGCTGGATTGAACACTCAAATCCTGATATTCCGATTGCTGTAGCAGCAGAAACTAATGGACCTGGGGACGATATCAAGATTACGCTTGAAGACGGTACAACAGTAGAAGTTCAAGTCAAACATCGTTTACAGAAGAATGAAAAGTTTTGGAAGGCAATTCTAAAGTTAGCCCACGGACTCGCAGAAAATCCCTATCTGTATTGCATTCTGTTAACTGACTCTACTGCAAGCGGAACTTTTAAAGATGAACTCCGCCAAGATTTAAAGAGACTTGGACAAGGGCGAACAGATGACCTCACAGGAATAACGGATGAGGTTATCAACGAATTTGCCAAAAAGGGTATTCCAGATAATCAATCACTTTTCAGGCGGCTTTTGATTATAGTTGTTGATCTTGAAGATGATACCCAAGGAGCAAAATTTGCACAGGAAATGCTCTTACACGTTTTAGCAGACAAGAATCAACTAAGTCAAGCCTGGAATATCCTTGTGGCAGATGCAAGTAAACTTATTACCAATAGAGGCCGTCGTGATGCAGAAGGGATAGCACGACTATTGGGTAGTAAATCTATTCAGCTATCTGCAAACAGTTCAAATCCGGCTATTACAGCCAAACTTTATAGGAAATGGCTTGAAAAAACTACCTCTGACTTTATTGTTTTGGGAATTGAAAAAAAGCTGTCTATAGAAACTGATTGGATATCACTCAAAGTAAAGCAAAACAACGGTGATGATGATCAGGCAATTTTTAAAGCGGAATTTATTCCTGAACTTTACGATCTAACTGTTGTAGTAGGTAATCCAGGAAGCGGAAAAAGTACCTTGTTAAAGTGTTTAGCTCATCAGCTATGTGTTTTAGAGAAAAAAGTTTTGCGTGTCAGTCTAAAGCACATTAGTAACCTATGCCGACAGCAAGGTAAAACATTTGAAGATGCAATTTTTAAAGCTGCTGCTGACAGTTCTGGTGTTAATGAGGATCAATTAAAATTTTCATTGCGTTGTCCTGATTATCTTTTATTAGATGGGTTTGATGAGTGTGATGACGGAGCTAATATCGCCAGCAAACTAACAGATTGGGCAATAGGCAGCACTATGACTAAAATTATCATAACTACGCGACCTGGTTACGGGCTAGAACATTTTTCTGATTGGGAACAGGTAGAAATCCTACCTCTAGAAATATCAGACATCTTAAAATTTGCCAAAAGAATTTTTGAAATACATTCGATTAATAAAGAAACTCTCAAAGAGCAAGAAATTTTATTTGAGAATTGGCTAATAAATACTCAAACAGCTTCATTAGCAGCTAGAAACCCGCTATTATTGGGGTTTCTTACTCAACTATTTTTATTTGACGCAAATAGTATTTTAAATCGCGCAAGTATTTATGGAAATATTGTGCATTTGCTTTGCCAGCAAGACACACAAGATAGAGAATCTATCAAAATCAACAAACAAGATGAGCCAATTGCACAACGTACAATCGAAATAGCAGGTTGGCAATTAATGTATCAACCTGAAGTTTTAGAAAGTGAATTTAATAAGATATTAACTAATGCTTTATTAAGTGAATTAAACAGCTTTACAAAATTAGAAATGCAAACTCAGGTTAAAAAATATATCTCTTTTTGGGAACAACGTCGCATCTTTGAGAGAAACAAAGTTGGATTAAACGATACAATTAACTTTATTCATCTTACTCTCTGTGAATATGCAGCAGGGAAGTATGTTTCTAATTTAGATGATCAAAAAATATGCACATGGTTAGAGGGCGTTAGACAGGATATTAAGTGGCAAGAAGTCATACTATTTGCGGCTGGATTAGGTAAGGTAGACATAATTGTTAACCATTTACTTGAACTTGATAATCTAGAAAATATAAATTCAACAGATATTTTGCTGGCTGCTAAAGCCTTAACGGAAGTAAATGATGCGCCATTTGAGCTTGTAAAAGCAGTAGTTAATCGCTTACAGATACAACTAGAATCACCAAATCCTTCTGTGGTTATTAACGCAGCTAAAGCACTGCTTAGTTTAATACCTCAAGCTACAGACTTAATTGGAAATATTGCACAAAATTTATCTAATCATACTCAATCATGGACACGGTTAGCAGTGGTTAGACTGGTTTTAGAATGTGGCGATAAATATGTAGATTTAAGTATCTTAAAAGAAGTTATTGATGAATGTATTGCTGAACCAGCAAGAATATATAGTCCATTCACACCGCGAAAATTGAAAGATTATGGAAAATATGGAAGAGAGTTCCAGAACCAAGTTTTGCTTCAAGGGTTTCAATTACTCCTCAAGAAACAGCCAAATTTAGAAACAGCTAAACATATTAAAGAAGAAATTAGGAGTAAAAAATTGAGTTCTGGAATAATAATAGATTTATCCAAAATTCTCCACAATCATATTTCTGAACAGCTTAAGAATAATGATCAGAAAGAGGATAGAAAAGACTGGAGTATCTTTTCGAGAGAACTAATACAAGATAACGCATTCATGAATCCACAAAATTTATTAACCAGTGTGAAGCGCAGAGAACAAATAAAGTATGCAGATAAATCATTTTTAGAAGCTGTACTTCGTGTAACTGATAATAAATCAAATTTATCTATATCTCTCCAGCAACAACAGGAACTAATTGCATTAGGTATTCTTGTCAAAGGTATGGGTTGGTTGAAGATGCCGATTTGGGATTGGGATGTTCTGAGTGAAAATAACGATTTAGAGGCAGTTGACTCTGTAATCAAGGGTGTAATTACCGCGCTAAATATTGAACTTCAGAAAATAGCTATAGAGGCACTAATAGCTCTAAAACAGATAGAGTTTCACGACTTGGATATTATTGAATCTGCATTAAATGGAGAAAAAATGAAATTGAAAAATAGTTCACAAACATTTGATTGGGCTTGGGATAAAATTCTAGAAATTAGTGATCAAAATTATATTTCACTGCACTCTAAAATACCCGAAGTACCTGCTGATCCAAAATGGGAACGTGCTAAAGAGATTTATATTTCTCCAGAAAATTTGGTGCGAGCTTTAAAACATCCCTCTCAGGGGATTTATCAAAATGCTACACTCTTGTTGATGAATGGAGTAGGAGGATCTGAAGCTATCAACCTAATTGAAGAACTTTTCAAAGAAAATAAGGATAACGAGCAAGTGGTTTGGGCTGTTTCAAATATAGCACCTCATCTATTGGAAGATGAATGA
- a CDS encoding PipX family protein, which yields MNPENSETYINHPTWGLLYRICMVDENQDLFTTLYAQRLFFLVTSELKVLKFQPIGRTEARMMLENRLRTLRRSGNSQEYEQLQGVFQRTFQ from the coding sequence ATGAATCCAGAAAACTCAGAAACTTACATAAATCATCCAACTTGGGGTTTACTCTATAGGATCTGTATGGTGGATGAGAACCAGGATCTGTTTACCACACTCTATGCCCAACGCTTGTTTTTTCTAGTAACAAGTGAACTAAAAGTCCTGAAATTTCAGCCAATTGGCCGGACTGAAGCCAGAATGATGCTAGAAAATCGCTTACGGACTTTACGCCGTAGTGGTAACTCTCAGGAGTACGAGCAACTTCAAGGTGTTTTCCAGCGTACATTCCAATGA
- a CDS encoding UPF0175 family protein, translating to MSIIISDELLTATRMNEGEMKQEIAVLLFQKDKLTLAQASRFAGMNRIAFQHLLASRQIPVHYGVEDFEQDIKNLREMGRL from the coding sequence ATGAGTATTATCATCTCTGATGAACTTCTAACCGCGACTCGAATGAATGAAGGGGAAATGAAGCAAGAAATTGCCGTTTTGCTGTTTCAGAAGGACAAACTTACTCTGGCTCAAGCAAGCCGATTTGCAGGGATGAACCGGATTGCTTTTCAACATCTATTAGCAAGTCGTCAAATCCCGGTGCATTATGGTGTAGAAGATTTTGAACAAGATATTAAGAATCTACGGGAGATGGGTAGGTTGTGA
- a CDS encoding DUF433 domain-containing protein gives MQNLTRITRNPEVMGGKPCIRGMRVTVGTIVGLMASGHSANDILKAYPYLEEADIYEALAYAAWRAEEIEVPLISA, from the coding sequence ATGCAAAATCTTACTAGAATTACCCGCAACCCTGAAGTAATGGGCGGCAAACCCTGCATCCGGGGAATGCGTGTCACAGTTGGTACTATCGTTGGACTAATGGCATCTGGACACAGTGCGAATGATATTCTCAAGGCTTACCCATACCTTGAAGAAGCAGATATCTATGAAGCTCTTGCCTATGCTGCATGGCGGGCTGAAGAAATTGAAGTCCCGTTGATAAGTGCATGA
- a CDS encoding cell division protein SepF, with product MSNIFSKLRDFVGLNEQVEYEYYEEEADTADNYQNIYQQENPQPAPQETTPTNRRWRENSPTTTEEVAQTVSKPMSNVIGMPGAINGISEVLVLEPRTFEEMPQAIQALRERKSVVLNLTIMDPDQAQRAVDFVAGGTYALDGHQERIGESIFLFTPSCVQVSTQGGLIHEVPISQARPARPAATAATTTWGNEPARMAQ from the coding sequence ATGAGCAATATATTTTCTAAACTCAGGGATTTTGTTGGGTTGAATGAGCAAGTAGAATACGAATACTACGAAGAAGAAGCTGATACAGCCGATAATTATCAGAATATCTACCAACAAGAAAATCCTCAACCAGCCCCACAGGAAACCACTCCTACCAATCGGCGTTGGCGGGAAAATTCACCTACCACTACAGAAGAAGTAGCACAAACAGTATCCAAACCTATGAGTAATGTTATTGGTATGCCAGGCGCAATTAATGGAATCTCTGAAGTTCTAGTTCTCGAACCTCGCACATTTGAAGAAATGCCCCAAGCAATTCAAGCATTGCGCGAACGCAAATCAGTAGTATTAAACTTGACAATTATGGACCCCGATCAAGCTCAACGTGCAGTTGACTTTGTTGCTGGTGGTACTTATGCCCTAGACGGACATCAAGAACGAATTGGTGAAAGCATCTTCTTGTTTACTCCCAGTTGTGTGCAAGTTAGCACTCAAGGCGGTTTGATACATGAAGTACCTATTAGCCAAGCCCGTCCTGCTCGTCCCGCAGCTACCGCAGCAACGACCACTTGGGGAAATGAACCAGCTCGGATGGCACAGTAA
- a CDS encoding DUF5615 family PIN-like protein: MKILIDMNLSPDWVAVFGRYNITAVHWSTVGDTREKDSVIMEWARTNGYIVFTHDLDFGSLLAATGANTPSVIQVRTQDILPSSIENIVISALNQFESSLFSGALLTVDKAQSRVRILPIKRG; this comes from the coding sequence ATGAAAATTTTGATTGATATGAATCTTTCCCCCGATTGGGTAGCGGTTTTTGGGAGGTATAACATTACCGCTGTCCACTGGTCTACCGTTGGCGATACCCGTGAGAAAGATTCGGTAATTATGGAGTGGGCAAGAACTAATGGATATATTGTCTTTACCCACGATTTAGACTTCGGTTCTCTGTTAGCTGCCACGGGTGCAAATACTCCCAGTGTTATTCAGGTTCGGACTCAGGATATTTTGCCTAGCAGCATTGAAAATATAGTAATTTCAGCCCTGAACCAGTTTGAATCTTCTCTTTTTTCCGGTGCGTTGCTAACAGTTGACAAAGCTCAATCTAGGGTGCGTATTTTACCCATTAAACGTGGTTAA
- the proC gene encoding pyrroline-5-carboxylate reductase has protein sequence MNIKFGLIGGGIMGEALLSRLITSGIYQGSEIIVSEPQAERRSYLEQKYGVAVTTDNSLVLGEAKTAVMLAIKPQIFSAVAQELADILPREHLPLIISILAGVTLKQLEAAFPQVPIIRAMPNTPATVGAGVTAISLGAYTRPTHQQTAQQIFAAVGEVVEVPESLMDAVTGLSGSGPAYVALMIESLADGGVAVGLPRAIAQQLAVQTVLGTATLLQETKIHPAELKDRVTSPGGTTIAGVSALEKAGFRSAVIEAVKASKERAQELGKG, from the coding sequence ATGAATATAAAATTTGGACTAATTGGCGGTGGGATAATGGGAGAAGCTCTATTATCTCGCCTGATTACAAGTGGCATTTACCAAGGATCAGAAATTATAGTCAGTGAACCCCAGGCTGAACGCCGCAGCTATTTAGAGCAGAAATATGGAGTAGCTGTCACCACAGATAATAGCCTGGTGTTAGGGGAAGCAAAAACAGCGGTGATGTTAGCAATCAAACCTCAGATATTTAGCGCTGTAGCTCAAGAATTAGCAGATATTCTCCCCAGAGAACATTTACCCCTAATCATTTCTATCCTGGCGGGTGTAACTTTAAAACAATTAGAAGCCGCCTTTCCTCAAGTTCCCATAATTCGGGCTATGCCTAATACTCCCGCTACAGTAGGTGCAGGTGTAACGGCAATTTCTCTAGGTGCTTACACTCGCCCCACTCACCAACAAACAGCACAGCAGATTTTTGCCGCTGTGGGGGAAGTTGTGGAAGTACCGGAAAGCCTCATGGATGCAGTCACAGGATTATCTGGTAGTGGACCGGCTTATGTGGCATTGATGATCGAATCTTTAGCTGATGGGGGTGTGGCTGTGGGTTTACCCAGAGCGATCGCTCAACAACTAGCTGTACAAACGGTATTAGGCACAGCCACACTGTTACAAGAAACAAAAATCCACCCCGCTGAACTCAAGGACAGAGTTACCAGTCCTGGGGGGACAACCATTGCCGGTGTCAGCGCCTTAGAAAAAGCCGGTTTTCGTTCTGCTGTTATTGAAGCCGTAAAAGCCTCAAAAGAACGCGCTCAAGAATTGGGGAAAGGGTGA